In a genomic window of Streptomyces roseoviridis:
- a CDS encoding vWA domain-containing protein, with translation MTHADTQVPAGDPRTAVDALAASRTPYLLGVRHHSPALAAVVPALLDEAGAEVVCVELPADFQPWLEHLADPETVAPVALAGTGEGGRLSFYPFADFSPELAAVRWARARGAEVVCCDLPLADPGWTLPAARPDEDEPARRSFAAALAAAGTGRDGDDLWDRAVEVLAPGCTPEAVRRAALGVGWALRTDAAVPATDLAREAHMRRILASAADGGRRVAAVIGAFHAPALVLNDTTPGDAPLTAGGDPERPGTGRGRGGTAAAEAAVTSFVPYSFDLLDSRSGYPAGIRDPRWQQAVFEAGGVPDRLRAAASVALTGLCRELRRAGHTAGTGEATEALRLACDLAALRGLPAPGRGELLEAVTTVLGQGEPLGRGRALARALEAVFVGTARGRITPHAPRSGLGPCVEEELARLRLPGPEDPGPREVRLDPLRSPLDARREVLLQRLSVIGASYGEPVAVAATGDGTALGTKWRLSWTPSVPARLDLAGARGVTAAQAAAGTLRETARREAADGGPTPPQILAGLSAAARCDLPDLVDARLREAAAVLPGTANLPDLLTAMDLLEGMRRGHYPGTTPDARTTAGELIGELLEAAVRALPGLAGSDAPADAASLVALADRAAARQLGLRMDHALADLAADASPLVQGAALAVRVMLDLDPAAGLGERVAGWIDGATGPDTRRALGKRLTGLLTAAGPLLQASPDALAPLLDRVDTLTDEGFLDRLPALRGGFDALAPAARDRMLTTVTERLGDRPDLSLDAPPELVALWAAADAAGLAALKAMAPALTVPGAGAGAGAEPGAEPGAGAGPEPEAGTTAESEPEPEAGPAPAGRTTAPASPQAAAPARRLDPADRWRLLLGRHQDRLSPRARRYAHALDELYGRGRGEGAEDLEGGAAGQGGGQETSFPTAREWSAELEALFGSDVREEVLADAADTGRHDVLTQLDPATVRPSVELLSSVLSLAGGMPEARLARLRPLVKRLVDELARELATRVRPALSGLATPRPTGRPGGRLDLARTLRANLVHTRRTADGRIRIVPERPVFSTRSRKEADWRLILVVDVSGSMEASVIWSALTAAVLGGVPTLSTHFLAFSTQVVDLTDRVDDPLSLLLEVRVGGGTHIAAGLAHARSLVTVPSRTLVVVVSDFEEGAPLAGLLGEVRALASSGAHLLGCAALDDGGKPRYSVPVARRLAAAGMPVAALSPLALARWVGDRLRGEAR, from the coding sequence TTGACCCACGCCGACACCCAGGTGCCCGCCGGCGACCCCCGTACCGCCGTGGACGCGCTCGCCGCGTCGAGGACCCCGTACCTGCTGGGAGTGCGCCACCACAGCCCGGCACTCGCCGCGGTGGTGCCCGCGCTGCTCGACGAGGCGGGCGCCGAGGTCGTCTGCGTGGAACTCCCCGCCGACTTCCAGCCCTGGCTGGAGCACCTCGCCGACCCGGAGACCGTCGCCCCCGTCGCCCTGGCCGGCACCGGCGAGGGCGGCCGGCTGTCCTTCTACCCCTTCGCCGACTTCTCGCCCGAGCTCGCCGCCGTGCGGTGGGCCCGGGCCCGGGGCGCCGAGGTCGTCTGCTGCGACCTGCCGCTGGCCGACCCCGGCTGGACCCTGCCCGCCGCCCGCCCGGACGAGGACGAGCCCGCACGGCGCTCCTTCGCCGCCGCCCTCGCCGCCGCGGGCACCGGCCGGGACGGCGACGACCTGTGGGACCGTGCCGTCGAGGTGCTCGCACCCGGCTGCACCCCCGAGGCGGTGCGCCGCGCGGCCCTCGGCGTCGGCTGGGCCCTGCGCACCGACGCCGCCGTCCCCGCCACGGACCTCGCCCGCGAGGCCCACATGCGCCGGATCCTCGCATCCGCCGCCGACGGCGGCCGCCGCGTCGCCGCCGTGATCGGCGCTTTCCACGCCCCCGCGCTCGTCCTGAACGACACGACGCCAGGCGACGCGCCGTTGACGGCCGGAGGGGACCCGGAGCGGCCCGGGACCGGCCGGGGCCGTGGCGGGACGGCGGCGGCCGAGGCGGCCGTGACCTCCTTCGTGCCGTACTCCTTCGACCTGCTCGACTCCCGCTCCGGCTACCCGGCCGGCATCCGCGACCCGCGCTGGCAGCAGGCCGTGTTCGAGGCGGGCGGCGTCCCCGACCGGCTCCGCGCCGCGGCCTCCGTCGCCCTGACCGGGTTGTGCCGGGAGCTGCGCCGCGCGGGCCACACCGCCGGTACGGGCGAGGCCACCGAGGCGCTGCGGCTCGCCTGCGACCTGGCCGCGCTGCGCGGACTGCCCGCCCCCGGGCGCGGCGAACTGCTGGAGGCCGTCACCACCGTCCTCGGCCAGGGCGAACCCCTCGGCCGCGGCCGGGCCCTGGCGCGCGCCCTGGAAGCCGTGTTCGTCGGTACCGCACGCGGCCGGATCACCCCGCACGCTCCGCGCTCCGGTCTCGGCCCCTGCGTGGAGGAGGAACTCGCCCGGCTGCGGCTGCCCGGCCCGGAGGATCCCGGCCCCCGCGAGGTACGCCTCGATCCGCTGCGCTCGCCCCTGGACGCCCGCAGGGAAGTGCTCCTCCAACGCCTGTCCGTCATCGGAGCGTCGTACGGCGAGCCCGTGGCCGTCGCCGCCACCGGCGACGGCACGGCGCTCGGCACCAAGTGGCGCCTGTCCTGGACGCCTTCGGTGCCCGCGCGCCTCGACCTCGCCGGGGCCCGCGGCGTCACCGCCGCCCAGGCCGCCGCCGGTACGCTCCGCGAGACCGCGCGCCGCGAGGCCGCCGACGGAGGCCCGACCCCGCCGCAGATCCTCGCCGGGCTCTCCGCCGCCGCACGCTGCGACCTGCCCGACCTCGTCGACGCCCGGCTCCGGGAGGCGGCCGCCGTGCTGCCCGGCACCGCGAACCTGCCCGACCTCCTGACCGCCATGGACCTGCTCGAAGGCATGCGCCGCGGCCACTACCCCGGGACGACGCCGGACGCCCGCACCACCGCCGGCGAGCTCATCGGCGAACTCCTCGAAGCCGCCGTCCGCGCGCTTCCGGGCCTCGCGGGGAGCGACGCCCCGGCGGACGCCGCGTCCCTGGTGGCACTGGCGGACCGCGCGGCGGCCCGGCAGCTCGGCCTGCGGATGGACCACGCGCTCGCCGACCTCGCCGCCGACGCCTCCCCGCTCGTCCAGGGCGCCGCCCTCGCGGTCCGCGTGATGCTCGACCTCGACCCGGCCGCCGGGCTCGGCGAGCGCGTGGCCGGATGGATCGACGGCGCCACCGGACCCGACACCCGCCGCGCCCTCGGCAAGCGGCTCACCGGCCTGCTCACCGCCGCCGGGCCCCTGCTCCAGGCGTCCCCGGACGCCCTCGCCCCGCTGCTCGACCGCGTCGACACCCTGACGGACGAGGGCTTCCTCGACCGACTCCCGGCCCTGCGCGGCGGCTTCGACGCACTCGCCCCGGCCGCCCGCGACCGGATGCTGACCACCGTCACCGAGCGGCTCGGCGACCGGCCCGACCTCTCCCTCGACGCTCCGCCCGAGCTGGTCGCGCTGTGGGCGGCGGCCGACGCGGCCGGCCTGGCCGCCCTGAAGGCCATGGCCCCCGCCCTCACCGTCCCCGGAGCCGGAGCCGGAGCCGGAGCCGAACCCGGAGCCGAACCCGGAGCCGGAGCCGGACCCGAACCCGAAGCCGGAACCACAGCCGAATCTGAACCCGAACCCGAAGCCGGCCCCGCGCCCGCCGGTCGTACGACAGCCCCCGCGTCCCCCCAGGCCGCCGCCCCCGCCCGCAGGCTCGACCCGGCCGACCGGTGGCGCCTGCTCCTCGGCCGCCACCAGGACCGGTTGAGCCCCCGCGCCCGCCGGTACGCGCACGCGCTGGACGAGCTCTACGGCCGCGGCCGCGGCGAGGGCGCCGAGGACCTGGAGGGCGGAGCGGCCGGGCAGGGCGGCGGCCAGGAGACGTCGTTCCCCACCGCCCGCGAATGGTCCGCGGAGCTGGAGGCGCTCTTCGGCAGCGACGTCCGCGAAGAGGTCCTCGCCGACGCCGCCGACACCGGGCGCCACGACGTCCTCACCCAGCTGGACCCGGCGACCGTCCGGCCGTCGGTGGAACTGCTCAGCTCGGTCCTGTCGCTCGCCGGCGGCATGCCCGAGGCCCGGCTCGCCCGGCTGCGGCCCCTGGTCAAGCGGCTCGTCGACGAGCTCGCCCGGGAACTGGCCACCCGCGTGCGCCCCGCGCTCTCGGGACTGGCCACCCCGCGCCCGACCGGCCGCCCCGGCGGCCGCCTCGACCTCGCCCGCACCCTGCGCGCCAATCTGGTCCACACCCGCCGTACCGCCGACGGGCGGATACGGATCGTCCCCGAGCGCCCGGTGTTCAGCACCCGCTCCCGCAAGGAGGCCGACTGGCGGCTGATCCTCGTGGTCGACGTCTCCGGCTCCATGGAGGCGTCCGTCATCTGGTCGGCGCTGACCGCCGCGGTCCTGGGCGGCGTTCCGACCCTGTCCACCCATTTCCTGGCCTTCTCCACCCAGGTGGTGGACCTGACCGACCGGGTCGACGACCCGCTGTCCCTGCTCCTGGAGGTGCGCGTCGGCGGCGGCACGCACATCGCGGCGGGCCTCGCGCACGCCCGGTCGCTCGTCACCGTGCCCAGCCGCACCCTCGTCGTCGTGGTCAGCGACTTCGAGGAGGGCGCACCGCTCGCCGGTCTCCTCGGCGAGGTCCGCGCACTGGCCTCCTCGGGAGCGCACCTGCTCGGCTGCGCGGCCCTCGACGACGGCGGGAAGCCCCGCTACTCGGTGCCGGTGGCCCGCCGGCTCGCCGCCGCGGGCATGCCCGTGGCCGCCCTCAGCCCCCTCGCCCTCGCCCGCTGGGTCGGCGACCGCCTCCGTGGAGAAGCCCGTTGA
- a CDS encoding plasmid stabilization protein, producing MPRGSSPKRERQYEHIKESGEKRGMSEGRAKEMASRTVNKERARSGESKTASRSSTQGKSASQRGGEKSRGGGGGSSERTRDELYEEAKKRGIEGRSTMNKQQLKKALGH from the coding sequence ATGCCCCGAGGATCCAGCCCCAAGCGGGAGCGGCAGTACGAGCACATCAAGGAGTCCGGCGAGAAGCGCGGGATGTCCGAGGGCCGCGCGAAGGAGATGGCCTCCCGCACGGTGAACAAGGAACGCGCCCGCTCCGGTGAGAGCAAGACGGCGAGCCGCAGTTCCACGCAGGGCAAGTCCGCTTCGCAGCGCGGGGGCGAGAAGTCCCGTGGCGGTGGTGGCGGGTCGTCCGAGCGCACCAGGGACGAGCTGTACGAGGAGGCGAAGAAGCGCGGCATCGAAGGCCGCTCCACGATGAACAAGCAGCAGCTGAAGAAGGCCCTCGGCCACTGA
- a CDS encoding class I SAM-dependent methyltransferase, whose product MTPLIKPHPLFARLYAGWAGPALEKAGMGEHRRRLLDGLAGEVIEVGAGNGLNFRHYPPGVTRLVAVEPEPNLRRLARDEARRAPVPVEVEAARAERLPFPDASFDAAVVCLVLCSVAAPGLALAELHRVIRPGGQLRFLEHVRAESAMMRRVQRALDATVWPRLAGGCHTGRDTRTALVSAGFTLGTIDRFAFPRARVPLPTAAHILGTAVRPGPAGTG is encoded by the coding sequence ATGACACCACTGATCAAGCCGCATCCGCTCTTCGCCCGGCTGTACGCCGGCTGGGCGGGTCCCGCCCTGGAGAAGGCGGGCATGGGCGAGCACCGCCGGCGGCTCCTGGACGGCCTGGCGGGCGAGGTGATCGAGGTCGGCGCGGGCAACGGGCTGAACTTCCGGCACTACCCGCCCGGGGTCACCCGGCTCGTCGCCGTCGAGCCGGAGCCGAACCTCCGCCGGCTGGCGCGGGACGAGGCCCGCCGCGCTCCCGTCCCGGTCGAGGTCGAGGCCGCCAGGGCCGAGCGCCTGCCCTTTCCCGACGCGTCGTTCGACGCGGCCGTGGTGTGCCTGGTCCTCTGCTCCGTCGCCGCCCCCGGCCTGGCGCTCGCCGAACTCCACCGGGTGATCCGGCCCGGCGGACAGCTCCGGTTCCTCGAACACGTGCGGGCCGAATCCGCCATGATGCGACGCGTCCAGCGCGCCCTCGACGCCACCGTCTGGCCCCGGCTGGCGGGCGGCTGCCACACCGGGCGCGACACCCGGACGGCCCTCGTCAGCGCCGGTTTCACCCTCGGCACGATCGACCGCTTCGCCTTCCCCCGGGCCCGCGTCCCCCTGCCGACCGCCGCCCACATCCTCGGCACCGCCGTACGGCCCGGTCCGGCCGGCACCGGCTGA
- a CDS encoding metallophosphoesterase — translation MRLLLTSDTHLPSRARRLPEELLAAVDRADVVLHAGDWTDEAVLDLLEGRARRLIGVYGNNDGPALRRRLPEVARAELAGLRFGVVHETGAAAGREQRCARRFGDLDVLVFGHSHIPWDSTAPGGLRLLNPGSPTDRRRQPHCTYMTVDVANGALGEVALHRLPPRST, via the coding sequence ATGCGGCTGCTGCTCACGTCGGACACCCATCTCCCGTCCCGCGCCAGACGCCTTCCGGAGGAGCTCCTCGCGGCCGTCGACCGGGCCGACGTCGTCCTCCACGCCGGGGACTGGACCGACGAGGCCGTCCTCGACCTGCTGGAAGGGCGCGCCCGCCGCCTCATCGGCGTGTACGGCAACAACGACGGACCCGCCCTGAGGCGGAGACTCCCCGAGGTCGCCCGGGCGGAACTGGCCGGGCTGCGCTTCGGGGTGGTGCACGAGACGGGGGCCGCGGCGGGCCGGGAGCAGCGCTGCGCCCGGCGCTTCGGAGACCTCGACGTCCTGGTGTTCGGCCACAGCCACATCCCCTGGGACTCCACGGCCCCCGGCGGACTGCGCCTGCTCAACCCCGGCTCCCCCACCGACCGCCGCCGCCAGCCCCACTGCACGTACATGACCGTGGACGTCGCGAACGGCGCCCTCGGTGAGGTCGCCCTGCACCGGCTGCCTCCGAGGAGCACCTGA
- a CDS encoding DUF6098 family protein has product MHETHAPATMTTVRSLDELTELIGTRRPLYIRWSLGPQTDLSTPTSRDGLTGVELPGLSANPLDVEDWWGDRSLRTWAARRLYDYSHLPRVRDGRVRPWLLHGREVGRGPDNEPLVRDVRPVGWVDERVIAQAEEEVARQKGPWGPLARP; this is encoded by the coding sequence ATGCACGAGACGCACGCCCCGGCCACGATGACGACCGTCCGGTCACTGGACGAGCTGACCGAGCTGATCGGTACGCGGCGCCCTCTGTACATCCGGTGGTCCCTCGGCCCGCAGACGGACCTGTCCACGCCGACGAGCCGGGACGGGCTGACCGGGGTGGAACTGCCCGGCCTCTCCGCGAACCCGCTGGACGTCGAGGACTGGTGGGGCGACCGCTCCCTGCGCACCTGGGCGGCGCGCCGCTTGTACGACTACTCGCACCTGCCCCGGGTCAGGGACGGCCGGGTCCGGCCCTGGCTGCTGCACGGCAGGGAGGTCGGCCGTGGCCCCGACAACGAGCCGCTGGTCCGGGACGTGCGGCCCGTCGGCTGGGTCGACGAGCGGGTCATCGCCCAGGCGGAAGAGGAGGTCGCCCGGCAGAAGGGCCCCTGGGGCCCGCTGGCCCGCCCCTGA
- a CDS encoding phosphodiesterase — MVTGSDTERLRRAALGAVSGLVERTAARRSAPALHPHGVTAPATLRIRPREGPVWGVPWLDRDGSHPVRMRWSRALGLPGNLPDALGIALRVPDAGGPGLPLDLLFTSSGSGPRSRHLPLPRRDALAGPYSSLLSYRVGARTLLLTLWPGEERTGLPAGLEGLRRSLAEGPVVLTLCASVPGRPALRPLGTLTTGAPQAPVPQETEAYDPYRHRLPDLRPTARLSRLREAAYAASRAGRGAAVAFGRGEAVPEEPAGGRGNP; from the coding sequence ATGGTCACCGGATCGGACACGGAGCGGCTGCGGCGCGCCGCCCTCGGCGCGGTGAGCGGTCTCGTCGAGCGCACGGCAGCCCGGCGCTCCGCTCCCGCCCTTCACCCCCACGGCGTCACCGCCCCGGCGACGCTCCGGATACGGCCCCGTGAGGGCCCGGTCTGGGGCGTGCCGTGGCTCGACCGGGACGGCAGCCACCCGGTCCGGATGCGGTGGTCACGCGCTCTCGGCCTGCCCGGGAACCTGCCCGACGCCCTGGGCATCGCGCTGCGCGTCCCGGACGCGGGCGGCCCGGGGCTCCCGCTGGACCTGCTGTTCACCAGCAGCGGCAGCGGGCCGCGCTCCCGGCACCTGCCGCTGCCGCGACGCGACGCGCTCGCGGGTCCCTACTCCTCCCTCCTGTCGTACCGGGTCGGCGCCCGCACCCTCCTGCTGACGCTGTGGCCCGGTGAGGAGCGGACGGGACTTCCGGCCGGTCTCGAAGGGCTGCGCCGATCTCTCGCCGAGGGCCCGGTGGTCCTCACGCTGTGCGCGTCCGTGCCCGGCCGCCCGGCGCTGCGGCCCCTGGGCACGCTGACCACCGGGGCGCCGCAGGCCCCGGTGCCCCAGGAGACGGAGGCGTACGACCCGTACCGGCACCGCCTACCGGATCTGCGGCCGACCGCGCGTCTGAGCCGCCTGCGTGAGGCCGCCTACGCCGCCTCGCGGGCGGGCAGGGGCGCCGCCGTCGCGTTCGGGCGGGGCGAGGCCGTGCCCGAGGAGCCCGCCGGCGGGCGGGGGAACCCCTGA